Proteins encoded by one window of Xiphias gladius isolate SHS-SW01 ecotype Sanya breed wild chromosome 15, ASM1685928v1, whole genome shotgun sequence:
- the zgc:136908 gene encoding zgc:136908: MPGSGGADSKGEDFSTAILKQKQRPNRLIVDEVLSEDSSIVSLSQNKTEELQLFRGDTVVLRGRKQRQTVCIVLTDDTCGDERIRMNRVTRSNLRVRLGDVISIHACPDIKYGKKIHVLPIDDTIEGLTGSLFEVFLKPYFLEAYRPVHKGDIFLVRGSMRAVEFKVVDTDPSPHCIVAPDTVIYCEGDPIKREDEEESLNDIGYDDIGGCRKQLAQIKEMVELPLRHPGLFKAIGVKPPRGILLYGPAGTGKTLVARAVANETGAFFFLINGPEIMSKLAGESESNLRKAFEEAEKNAPAIIFIDELDAIAPKREKTHGEVERRIVSQLLTLMDGLKQRAHVVVMAATNRPNSVDPALRRFGRFDREIDIGIPDSTGRLEILQIHTKNMKLADDVDLERISTETHGHVGADLAALCSEAALQAIRKKMTLIDLEDESIDADLLNSLAVTMDDFEWALSQSNPSALRETVAEVPQVSWEDIGGLDEVKRELQELVQYPVEYPDKFLKFGMTPSRGVLFYGPPGCGKTLLAKAIANECQANFVSIKGPEMLTMWFGESEANVRDVFDKARQAAPCILFFDELDSIAKSRGGGAGDAGGAADRVINQILTEMDGMSDKKNVFIIGATNRPDIIDPAILRPGRLDQLIYIPLPDKPSRTAILNANLRKSPVARDVDLEYLSNITEGFSGADLTEICQRACKLAIREAIEAEIKAERQRQSRPGIPMDEDFDPVPEIRKDHFEEAMRFARRSVSDNDIRKYEMFAQTLQQSRGFGNFRFPSATGTQSGGQGSGSGSGRPNLYREEGDEDLYQ, from the exons ATGCCAGGCTCAGGAGGAGCAGA CTCAAAGGGAGAAGATTTCTCCACTGCCATCctgaagcagaaacagagaccAAACAGGCTCATTGTGGATGAAGTTCTCAGTGAGGACAGCAGCATTGTCAGCCTGTCACAG AATAAGACGGAGGAGCTGCAGCTCTTCAGGGGGGACACAGTGGTGTTGAGAGGGCGGAAACAACGTCAGACGGTGTGCATCGTCCTGACGGATGACACCTGTGGAGATGAGCGGATCCGGATGAATCGTGTGACGCGCAGCAACCTGCGCGTCCGGCTTGGCGATGTCATCAG TATCCATGCCTGCCCTGATATCAAGTATGGAAAAAAGATCCATGTTCTCCCTATAGATGATACCATTGAGGGCCTGACTGGGAGCCTCTTTGAGGTTTTCCTCAAACCGTACTTCCTGGAGGCTTACCGGCCCGTACACAAAG GTGACATCTTCCTGGTGAGGGGCAGCATGCGGGCGGTGGAGTTCAAGGTGGTGGACACAGACCCCAGCCCTCACTGCATCGTTGCCCCAGATACCGTCATATACTGTGAGGGAGATCCAATCAAAAGAGAG GACGAGGAGGAGAGCCTAAATGACATCGGCTACGACGACATCGGAGGCTGTCGGAAGCAGCTGGCCCAGATCAAAGAGATGGTGGAACTTCCTCTCAGGCATCCGGGTCTTTTCAAAGCTATAGGAGTTAAG CCCCCCAGAGGTATCCTGCTGTACGGCCCTGCAGGCACAGGGAAGACCCTGGTGGCCCGAGCTGTAGCCAATGAAACTGGCgccttcttcttcctcatcaaTG GTCCTGAGATCATGAGTAAGCTGGCGGGAGAGTCAGAGAGCAACCTAAGAAAGGCCtttgaggaggcagagaaaaacgCTCCAGCCATCATCTTTATTGATGAGCTGGATGCAATCGCTCCCAAGAGAGAGAAG acCCACGGCGAAGTGGAGAGGCGTATAGTTTCCCAGCTCCTGACCCTGATGGACGGCCTAAAGCAAAGAGCTCATGTGGTTGTCATGGCAGCAACAAACCGACCCAACAGCGTGGACCCTGCTCTGAGACGCTTTG gcaGGTTCGACCGGGAAATTGACATTGGAATCCCAGACTCGACTGGCAGACTGGAGATCCTGCAGATCCACACCAAGAACATGAAACTGGCTGACGACGTCGACCTGGAGAGG ATTTCCACAGAGACCCATGGCCATGTAGGCGCCGACCTggctgctctgtgctcagaaGCTGCTCTGCAAGCCATCCGCAAGAAGATGACCCTCATAGACCTGGAGGACGAATCCATTGACGCTGACCTGCTCAACTCACTGGCTGTCACCATGGATGACTTtgaa TGGGCGCTGAGTCAGAGCAACCCATCGGCTCTGAGAGAGACTGTTGCAGAGGTGCCGCAGGTCAGCTGGGAGGACATCGGAGGACTGGACGAGGTCAAGAGGGAGCTGCAAGAGCTCGTTCAG TACCCCGTCGAGTATCCGGACAAGTTCCTGAAGTTTGGGATGACCCCGTCTCGTGGAGTGTTGTTCTACGGCCCTCCGGGCTGTGGGAAAACCCTTCTGGCTAAAGCCATTGCCAACGAGTGCCAGGCAAACTTTGTCTCCATTAAAGGACCTGAGATGCTCACCATGTGGTTTGGAGAATCAGAGGCCAATGTCAGAGACGTCTTCGATAAG GCCAGACAGGCAGCCCCCTGCATCTTGTTTTTCGATGAGTTAGACTCCATTGCCAAATCCAGAGGAGGCGGTGCTGGGGACGCAGGTGGTGCGGCCGACAGAGTCATCAACCAGATACTCACAGAGATGGACGGCATGTCCGACAAAAAGAATGTTTTCATCATTGGTGCCACGAACAG GCCTGACATCATAGACCCAGCCATCCTGCGGCCAGGCCGTTTGGACCAGCTCATCTACATCCCGCTTCCTGACAAACCATCTCGCACCGCCATCCTAAACGCCAACCTACGCAAGTCTCCTGTCGCACGA GACGTGGATTTGGAGTACCTGTCCAACATCACTGAGGGTTTCTCTGGAGCTGACCTGACAGAGATCTGCCAGCGGGCTTGTAAGCTGGCCATCCGTGAGGCCATCGAAGCCGAGATCAAAGCTGAGCGTCAGAGGCAGAGCAGACCAGGCATCCCCATG GATGAGGACTTTGATCCAGTCCCTGAGATCAGAAAGGACCACTTTGAAGAGGCAATGCGATTTGCCCGTCGCTCTGTCAGTGACAATGACATCCGCAAATATGAGATGTTTGCTCAAACTCTGCAGCAGAGCCGAGGTTTTGGAAACTTcag GTTCCCTTCTGCTACTGGTACCCAGTCtggaggtcaggggtcaggcTCTGGGTCAGGGAGGCCAAATCTGTACAGAGAGGAAGGCGATGAAGATCTCTatcagtga